Proteins encoded by one window of Fretibacterium sp. OH1220_COT-178:
- a CDS encoding thiamine pyrophosphate-binding protein: MKTDLVAFQLVRFLETRGVEKVFGLCGHTVIALLDAFKDSSRIEYISVRHEQIAAHAADGYARGKGNGVPGVLMTHLGPGLTNATTGVAEAGLNSIPMVVIAGDVPSSYYGRHPHQEVNLHADASQFEIYRPFVKRAWRVDRPELLPDILDKAFRLAVTGRPGPVLVSIPMDILSMELDVKFFERRYDNIPELPRPGMDPATAERIARMLGDARAPVLYPGGGVISAGASAALKALAEHLDIPVLYTLMGKGAIPDDHPLAVGMTGFWGTEFNNAMARNADVLCAVGTRLSEADCSSWYRGETFDIPPTKLIHIDINQEEIGRNFKTETGAVCDAKKALEAILEAARGLYPQGVRRPETVKSIAEAKRNYRATLTGPQTSGQFPMRPERILADLRAALPRDGYVVADVGWNKNGVGQQFPIYEPGTFVAPGGLCTMGYGPSAALGVKVARPDKKVVALIGDGGMGANVSPLATAAEKDIAVVWVVMNNCAFGTIAGLEYQHYEHHFGTLFTRDGEPYSPDFAAIARAYGIEGITVESAEAFRPALEKALASNKPCVIDVRMENAPVITAGCWNINDIYVKRGESKPGRVWE; this comes from the coding sequence ATGAAGACGGATTTGGTCGCTTTTCAGTTGGTTCGCTTTCTGGAGACCCGCGGGGTGGAAAAGGTGTTCGGGCTCTGTGGGCACACGGTGATCGCATTGCTCGACGCCTTCAAGGACAGTTCACGCATCGAATACATCTCCGTGCGGCATGAGCAGATCGCCGCCCACGCCGCGGACGGCTACGCGCGGGGCAAGGGAAATGGAGTTCCGGGCGTCCTCATGACCCATCTGGGCCCCGGACTCACCAACGCCACGACCGGAGTCGCGGAGGCGGGCCTGAACTCCATCCCGATGGTCGTCATCGCAGGCGACGTCCCGAGCAGCTATTACGGCCGTCACCCGCACCAGGAGGTCAACCTCCACGCGGACGCGTCGCAGTTCGAGATCTACCGTCCCTTCGTGAAACGCGCCTGGCGCGTCGATCGGCCCGAACTGCTCCCCGACATCCTGGACAAGGCCTTCCGCCTTGCCGTCACGGGGCGACCCGGCCCCGTCCTCGTATCCATCCCCATGGACATCCTTTCGATGGAGCTCGACGTGAAGTTCTTCGAGCGCCGCTACGACAACATTCCCGAACTTCCCAGGCCCGGCATGGATCCGGCAACGGCGGAGCGGATCGCCCGCATGTTGGGCGATGCAAGGGCTCCCGTTCTCTACCCCGGAGGAGGCGTCATATCGGCCGGAGCCTCGGCAGCCCTGAAGGCGCTGGCGGAACACCTCGACATCCCCGTCCTCTACACGCTCATGGGCAAGGGCGCCATCCCCGACGACCATCCGCTGGCCGTGGGCATGACGGGATTCTGGGGAACGGAATTCAACAACGCCATGGCAAGAAACGCCGACGTCCTGTGCGCGGTCGGCACACGTCTCTCCGAGGCCGACTGCAGCTCCTGGTATCGGGGCGAGACCTTCGACATTCCCCCCACGAAGCTGATCCATATCGACATCAATCAGGAGGAGATCGGCCGCAACTTCAAAACCGAAACGGGGGCGGTCTGCGACGCCAAAAAGGCTCTGGAGGCCATTCTGGAGGCGGCCAGAGGGCTTTATCCCCAGGGAGTCCGGCGCCCCGAGACCGTCAAAAGCATCGCCGAGGCCAAGCGGAACTACCGCGCGACGCTGACCGGGCCGCAAACCTCCGGGCAGTTTCCCATGCGTCCCGAACGCATCCTGGCGGACCTCAGGGCGGCGTTGCCCCGGGACGGGTACGTCGTGGCGGACGTGGGGTGGAACAAGAACGGCGTCGGCCAGCAATTTCCCATCTACGAGCCGGGAACCTTCGTCGCACCCGGAGGGCTCTGCACGATGGGCTACGGCCCCTCGGCAGCCCTCGGGGTCAAGGTGGCCCGCCCGGACAAAAAGGTCGTGGCGCTGATCGGCGACGGAGGCATGGGTGCCAACGTCTCCCCCCTGGCGACGGCGGCGGAAAAAGACATCGCGGTCGTCTGGGTCGTCATGAACAACTGCGCCTTCGGCACCATCGCCGGCCTGGAGTACCAGCACTACGAACACCACTTCGGAACTCTTTTTACACGCGACGGGGAGCCCTATTCCCCCGACTTCGCGGCGATAGCCCGAGCTTACGGCATCGAGGGCATCACCGTGGAGAGCGCCGAAGCCTTCAGGCCCGCCCTGGAGAAAGCCCTGGCCTCGAACAAGCCCTGCGTCATCGACGTTCGGATGGAGAACGCCCCCGTAATCACGGCGGGTTGCTGGAACATCAACGATATCTACGTCAAGCGCGGAGAGTCCAAACCGGGGAGGGTCTGGGAATGA
- the aroD gene encoding type I 3-dehydroquinate dehydratase, producing MTRPLPAKPIVARGRTLGGPVPLICVPLVGKDRPGILAEVENLNRVAPDIIELRVDAWDTIDDTDSSLDLLAEIRGLVGDLPVILTCRGHWEGGIKAVSEGAKDALYEGAIEKRLVDFVDKELSYGPEKLARLKALSAPNGVSLIVSCHDFQKTPSMPFIYAQLARQIACGADVAKIALMPQSEEDVLKVFEATLAVRRDFPDIPLITMSMGELGQVSRIAGGLYGADLTFAVGSAASAPGQIPVLQMRSSFDLLYR from the coding sequence ATGACCCGCCCGCTGCCGGCGAAACCCATCGTCGCCCGGGGCAGAACCCTGGGGGGCCCGGTCCCCCTGATCTGCGTCCCCCTCGTGGGAAAGGACCGACCCGGGATTCTGGCCGAGGTGGAGAACCTCAACCGCGTCGCTCCGGATATCATCGAACTTCGCGTGGACGCATGGGACACGATCGATGATACGGACTCCTCCCTGGATCTGCTGGCCGAGATACGCGGACTCGTGGGGGACCTGCCCGTCATCCTCACCTGCCGCGGACACTGGGAGGGCGGCATCAAGGCCGTCTCCGAGGGGGCAAAGGACGCGCTCTACGAAGGGGCGATCGAGAAACGGCTGGTGGATTTCGTGGACAAGGAGCTCAGCTACGGCCCCGAGAAACTGGCCCGGCTGAAGGCCCTGTCGGCCCCCAACGGGGTCTCCCTCATCGTCTCCTGTCACGATTTTCAAAAGACGCCCTCGATGCCCTTCATCTATGCCCAGCTCGCACGCCAGATCGCCTGCGGGGCGGACGTGGCGAAGATCGCCCTGATGCCGCAGTCGGAGGAGGACGTGCTGAAGGTCTTCGAGGCCACTCTGGCCGTCCGCAGGGATTTTCCGGACATCCCGCTGATCACCATGTCCATGGGAGAGCTCGGACAAGTCAGCCGCATTGCGGGCGGGCTCTACGGGGCCGACCTCACCTTCGCCGTGGGAAGCGCGGCATCGGCACCGGGGCAGATTCCGGTCCTGCAGATGCGCAGTTCGTTCGACCTGCTCTACCGTTAG